In Desulfosoma caldarium, the following are encoded in one genomic region:
- the purN gene encoding phosphoribosylglycinamide formyltransferase has translation MASHATHLGATGAHAESLSKRLRIGVLISGSGTNLQALIDQALRGTLDANIVCVGSDRAAAYGLVRAHEAGIATFVVSYEKYLKGDPIDSLEEAEVEAVDARQRILRDSDEEARRDRLKRLMAAEREILAHLECHGVELVCLAGFMRLLTPYFLDRFRREDRPGVVNIHPALLPAFPGQHGYRDTYLYGCKWGGITIHFVDEGEDTGPVIAQAVYPIWDEDTCQDVRQRGLHLEHLMYAQVVNWIARDQVRLVARSEGRARVLIDDPAYREVVGSWVEAAFRDRPGVVYRRS, from the coding sequence ATGGCTTCTCATGCTACCCATCTTGGTGCAACGGGCGCGCACGCCGAAAGCTTATCGAAGCGACTGCGCATAGGTGTTCTAATTTCCGGAAGCGGTACGAACCTGCAGGCCCTCATTGATCAGGCCTTAAGAGGCACGCTGGATGCCAACATCGTGTGCGTGGGCAGCGACCGAGCGGCCGCCTACGGGCTGGTGCGCGCACACGAAGCGGGCATCGCCACTTTTGTGGTATCTTATGAAAAATACCTCAAGGGCGATCCAATCGATTCGTTGGAAGAGGCCGAAGTGGAGGCGGTGGATGCGCGGCAGAGAATCCTGCGCGATTCGGATGAGGAAGCGCGCCGCGATCGGCTCAAACGCCTCATGGCTGCGGAACGGGAAATCCTCGCCCATCTAGAATGCCATGGGGTCGAATTGGTGTGCCTTGCCGGCTTCATGAGGCTCCTGACCCCTTATTTCCTGGACCGCTTTCGACGAGAGGACCGTCCCGGCGTGGTCAACATTCATCCGGCCCTGCTACCGGCCTTTCCCGGTCAACACGGCTATCGAGACACGTACCTATACGGATGCAAATGGGGCGGGATTACCATCCATTTTGTCGATGAAGGGGAAGACACCGGGCCGGTGATCGCACAGGCCGTCTATCCTATCTGGGATGAAGATACGTGTCAGGACGTCCGACAACGCGGTTTGCACCTGGAACACCTCATGTACGCGCAGGTGGTCAACTGGATCGCTCGGGACCAGGTGCGTCTGGTGGCGCGTTCGGAAGGGCGGGCGAGGGTGCTTATCGATGATCCGGCCTACAGGGAAGTGGTGGGCTCGTGGGTGGAGGCGGCTTTTCGGGACCGGCCCGGCGTTGTTTACCGACGATCGTGA
- a CDS encoding phosphoribosylformylglycinamidine synthase subunit PurQ — MTEVRALVLTGFGLNCDWETAHVLALAGARAERVHLNQLISKAKSLADYHILVIGGGFSWADEHGAGVILAMRLKYRLGEALLSFIEKGGLVLGICNGFQVLVNTGLLPGFETGRLSRQVALINNDCGRFRDQWVHCVFETASPCVFTRGLKAMDLPVRHGEGKFFAEPEVLERLESTHQVVLRYALADGRPAGGAFPENPNGSLHDIAGICDPTGRVLGLMPHPEAFHHWTNHPDWTWEKERCRRRGLPRPREGAGVQLFRNAVDYVRNQGAL; from the coding sequence ATGACCGAGGTTCGAGCGTTGGTGCTGACGGGGTTCGGACTGAATTGCGACTGGGAAACGGCCCATGTGTTGGCCTTGGCCGGTGCCCGTGCCGAACGCGTGCATCTGAACCAGCTCATTTCCAAGGCCAAAAGCCTTGCCGATTACCATATTCTGGTTATTGGAGGCGGGTTTTCTTGGGCGGACGAGCACGGAGCCGGTGTCATTTTGGCCATGCGACTGAAATATCGGCTGGGGGAAGCCCTTCTTTCCTTTATCGAGAAAGGCGGTCTGGTGCTCGGCATCTGCAACGGCTTTCAGGTGCTGGTCAACACGGGGTTGCTTCCAGGGTTTGAGACGGGTCGTCTGTCCCGCCAGGTGGCGCTCATTAACAATGACTGCGGCCGGTTTCGGGACCAATGGGTTCATTGCGTTTTTGAAACCGCATCGCCGTGCGTGTTCACGCGCGGCTTGAAGGCCATGGACCTTCCCGTGCGACACGGTGAAGGCAAATTTTTCGCCGAACCAGAAGTCCTGGAGCGATTGGAAAGCACCCATCAGGTCGTCTTGCGCTATGCCTTGGCTGACGGTCGCCCGGCAGGGGGCGCCTTTCCCGAAAACCCCAACGGTTCCCTGCACGACATTGCCGGCATTTGTGACCCAACGGGGCGTGTGTTAGGGTTGATGCCCCACCCAGAAGCGTTTCATCATTGGACCAATCACCCCGATTGGACATGGGAGAAGGAGCGATGCCGACGCCGAGGGCTGCCGCGGCCTCGCGAAGGCGCCGGCGTCCAACTGTTTCGCAATGCCGTAGATTATGTGCGCAATCAAGGAGCCCTGTGA